In Nocardioides faecalis, the following proteins share a genomic window:
- a CDS encoding signal peptidase I translates to MAEKQKRSALRRTGSALGNLVLLVLVLIPLAYIVPSAFGYERYVITGGSMSGTFEKGSLVFEEPVPVEELAVGDIITYLPPPDSGVQTLVTHRIVEMGSDENGRQVLITQGDANPDPDPWKFSLTADTQPVVRAAVPHVGWVLIAMADREIRMLSIGIPAGLIALMSLVELLGALRPSIRAAAKLEAERAAAEKAAEKAATLAARQAEQDARKAKQDRRSAARRTGDRRRAGEQRRAGAGRRVRHGKTTVTNCVCSVELLQISGGAQLRNVPLVEEARSRDLMHIR, encoded by the coding sequence ATGGCCGAGAAGCAGAAGCGCAGCGCCCTGCGACGTACCGGCAGCGCCCTGGGCAACCTCGTGCTGCTCGTGCTGGTGCTGATCCCGCTGGCCTACATCGTCCCGTCGGCGTTCGGCTACGAGCGCTACGTGATCACCGGCGGCTCCATGTCCGGCACCTTCGAGAAGGGCTCGCTGGTCTTCGAGGAGCCGGTCCCGGTGGAGGAGCTCGCGGTCGGTGACATCATCACCTACCTGCCGCCGCCGGACAGCGGCGTGCAGACCCTGGTCACCCACCGGATCGTCGAGATGGGCTCCGACGAGAACGGCCGCCAGGTGCTCATCACCCAGGGCGACGCGAACCCGGACCCCGACCCGTGGAAGTTCTCGCTCACCGCCGACACCCAGCCGGTCGTCCGGGCCGCCGTGCCGCACGTGGGCTGGGTGCTGATCGCCATGGCCGACCGGGAGATCCGGATGCTGTCGATCGGCATCCCCGCCGGCCTGATCGCCCTGATGAGCCTCGTCGAGCTGCTGGGGGCGCTGCGCCCCTCCATCCGTGCCGCGGCCAAGCTCGAGGCCGAGCGCGCCGCCGCCGAGAAGGCCGCCGAGAAGGCCGCGACGCTCGCCGCCCGCCAGGCCGAGCAGGACGCCCGCAAGGCCAAGCAGGACCGCCGCTCCGCGGCGCGTCGCACCGGCGACCGCCGCCGGGCGGGCGAGCAGCGTCGAGCCGGCGCGGGCCGCCGGGTCCGGCACGGCAAGACGACGGTTACGAACTGTGTCTGTTCTGTGGAACTTCTGCAGATCTCCGGTGGCGCGCAGCTCCGTAACGTTCCCCTTGTCGAGGAAGCCCGGTCCCGGGACCTCATGCACATCCGCTGA
- a CDS encoding response regulator transcription factor — translation MPAHLLLVEDDDAIAAPLIRALEREGYDVTRAPDGAAAIAALTGGVPIDLLLLDLGLPDMDGLDVCRRFRADGYEAGIMILTARGGELDRVVGLDVGADDYLSKPFSLSELLARARALLRRTARVTVPATAETAAPVNTPSAAPDPTADAATSGSGLRVDRDARRAWLGATELALTAKEYDVLERLDVKRGAVVTRETLMAEIWDENWFGSTKTLDATIGRLRQKLVDADAPVVLATVRGVGFRLEDRPADA, via the coding sequence GTGCCCGCACACCTGCTCCTGGTCGAGGACGACGACGCCATTGCCGCACCGCTGATCCGCGCCCTCGAGCGCGAGGGGTACGACGTGACCCGCGCCCCAGACGGGGCCGCCGCGATCGCCGCGCTCACCGGCGGCGTTCCCATCGACCTGCTCCTGCTCGACCTCGGACTGCCCGACATGGACGGTCTCGACGTGTGCCGCCGCTTCCGTGCCGACGGCTACGAGGCGGGGATCATGATCCTCACCGCCCGCGGCGGCGAGCTGGACCGAGTGGTCGGACTCGACGTGGGCGCCGACGACTACCTGTCCAAGCCGTTCAGCCTGTCGGAGCTGTTGGCCCGGGCGCGGGCGCTGCTGCGCCGTACCGCCCGCGTCACCGTGCCCGCGACTGCCGAGACCGCCGCGCCGGTCAACACGCCCAGCGCCGCCCCGGACCCGACGGCGGACGCGGCGACCTCCGGCAGCGGGCTGCGCGTGGACCGCGACGCCCGGCGCGCCTGGCTCGGCGCCACAGAGCTGGCGCTGACCGCCAAGGAGTACGACGTCCTCGAGCGCCTCGACGTCAAGCGCGGCGCGGTGGTGACCCGGGAGACGCTGATGGCGGAGATCTGGGACGAGAACTGGTTCGGCTCCACCAAGACCCTCGACGCCACGATCGGCCGGCTGCGCCAGAAGCTGGTCGACGCCGATGCGCCCGTGGTGCTGGCCACCGTGCGCGGCGTCGGGTTCCGACTGGAGGACCGCCCCGCCGATGCGTGA
- a CDS encoding Dps family protein, whose protein sequence is MVGIGPDRARIHLAKGAPPVATTATRHRTEQHVSHPAFVADEQFAGHLQQLLVDLNDLALQGKQAHWNIVGTNFRDLHLQLDEIVDAARAFSDEVAERMRAVYVIPDGSSARIAAQTSLPPFPTGEVDTGAAIDAIVASMYAVSGTARRIHDDIDAADPTTADLLHTIIERIEQLAWLTDAERRAPGTSVPQAIQA, encoded by the coding sequence ATGGTGGGAATCGGCCCCGACCGGGCCCGTATTCATCTAGCGAAGGGAGCACCACCCGTGGCCACCACCGCGACCCGACACCGCACCGAGCAGCACGTCTCGCACCCCGCCTTCGTCGCCGACGAGCAGTTCGCCGGCCACCTGCAGCAGCTGCTGGTCGACCTCAACGACCTCGCCCTGCAGGGCAAGCAGGCGCACTGGAACATCGTCGGCACCAACTTCCGCGACCTGCACCTGCAGCTCGACGAGATCGTCGACGCCGCCCGCGCGTTCTCCGACGAGGTCGCCGAGCGGATGCGCGCGGTCTACGTGATCCCCGACGGCTCCTCGGCCCGGATCGCCGCGCAGACCAGCCTGCCGCCGTTCCCCACCGGCGAGGTCGACACCGGTGCCGCGATCGACGCCATCGTCGCCTCCATGTACGCCGTGTCCGGCACCGCCCGGCGCATCCACGACGACATCGACGCCGCCGACCCGACCACCGCGGACCTGCTGCACACGATCATCGAGCGGATCGAGCAGCTCGCCTGGCTCACCGACGCCGAGCGCCGCGCCCCCGGCACCTCCGTGCCCCAGGCCATCCAGGCCTGA
- a CDS encoding sensor histidine kinase — protein sequence MRERFIAILVGLTLTVIAAFAVPRAYVAADRISDQELGEVERSARFLISRITSREGAGREVDTELLASALDAQDGASYVAADGTRTTAGRLEPDPEKSLVVKRNLGDGRTLVLTRDRAVVSEAVQDEVVPLVLLGLVLALVAAASAYVIGSRTARPFRQLAEAAELLGRGRLTTLEVPDRGVREAVAIGEALQQAGLRLDGLIRREREFAANASHQLRTPITALRLSLEDLTLWPETAPEVRAELERGIAELDRLSGSIDDLLNLARSRRLNAQATTDLAELVDANAGRWRAALKAEGRDLVVRSEADVLTRVAPGPVTQILDVLVDNARMHGQGTVTVTTRDARTHLEAIVADEGERRIGPEIFQRGVSSRIGSGGNGLGLSVATELAEELGGHLSLATESPTTRLVLWLPHRLERRKQKR from the coding sequence ATGCGTGAGCGCTTCATCGCCATCCTGGTCGGCCTGACGCTGACCGTGATCGCCGCGTTCGCGGTGCCCCGCGCCTATGTGGCCGCCGACCGGATCAGCGACCAGGAGCTCGGGGAGGTGGAGCGCTCGGCCCGGTTCCTGATCTCGCGGATCACCTCACGGGAGGGAGCCGGTCGCGAGGTCGACACCGAGCTGCTCGCCTCCGCCCTGGACGCGCAGGACGGGGCGTCGTACGTCGCCGCGGACGGCACCCGCACCACCGCGGGCCGGCTCGAGCCCGACCCGGAGAAGTCCCTGGTCGTCAAGCGCAACCTGGGCGACGGCCGCACGCTCGTCCTCACCCGGGACCGGGCCGTGGTCAGCGAGGCGGTACAGGACGAGGTGGTGCCGCTGGTCCTGCTCGGTCTCGTCCTGGCGCTGGTGGCCGCCGCGAGCGCCTACGTCATCGGCAGCCGCACCGCGCGGCCGTTCCGGCAGCTCGCCGAGGCCGCGGAACTGCTCGGCCGGGGGAGGCTGACCACCTTGGAGGTGCCCGATCGGGGGGTGCGCGAGGCGGTGGCGATCGGCGAGGCGCTGCAGCAGGCCGGCCTGCGGCTCGACGGCCTCATCCGCCGCGAGCGCGAGTTCGCCGCCAACGCCTCCCACCAGCTGCGCACCCCGATCACCGCGCTGCGGCTCAGCCTCGAGGACCTCACCCTGTGGCCCGAGACCGCACCCGAGGTCCGCGCCGAGCTCGAGCGCGGGATCGCCGAGCTCGACCGGCTCAGCGGGTCCATCGACGACCTGCTGAACCTGGCCCGCAGCCGCCGGCTCAACGCACAGGCGACCACCGACCTCGCCGAGCTGGTCGACGCCAACGCCGGACGGTGGCGCGCCGCGCTGAAGGCCGAGGGCCGCGACCTCGTCGTCCGCTCGGAGGCCGACGTGCTCACCCGGGTCGCACCGGGGCCGGTGACCCAGATCCTCGACGTGCTGGTCGACAACGCCCGGATGCACGGGCAGGGCACAGTGACCGTCACGACCCGTGACGCCCGGACCCACCTGGAGGCCATCGTCGCCGACGAGGGCGAGCGCCGGATCGGGCCGGAGATCTTCCAGCGCGGAGTCAGCAGCCGGATCGGCTCCGGCGGCAACGGGCTCGGCCTGTCGGTGGCGACCGAGCTCGCCGAGGAGCTCGGCGGCCACCTCTCCCTCGCCACCGAGTCCCCCACCACGAGGCTCGTGCTGTGGCTGCCGCACCGGCTGGAGCGGCGCAAGCAGAAGCGCTGA
- a CDS encoding cytochrome P450 produces the protein MATPVLGPVKQRAGVWLLNRTMRNGIDLRKLRFLPDAFTVPLKRDGLDPLPTVMRMQTDAPVKKLADLFGRGVWLVTGYDEARQVLAGGAEVWSNDLGQFVSQEGRSAEEQIGGLGMTDPPLHTQLRRYLTPEFTMRRLARLQPGIEAIVAQRLDAMEAAGANGRAVDMVAEFAFAVPFDVICDLLGLPVNDRARFLELGVARFDLSEGGAGVFGAAAHTREFLINAVREQRDNPGDGLIGALLKAHGDELDDVTLGGIADGVFLGGYETSASMLALGTYLIATTPKAGEMLRSDPESVDKVVEELLRHLCVVQLAFLRFAKRDVVVGDVLVKEGDAVAVSLMAANRDPSLGEGLGEFDPTREPTRHLAFGWGMHRCVGAELARMELRTALRMLAERFPDLRMAADIDDLDFRKLSIVYGVESLPVHLGERQPASA, from the coding sequence GTGGCCACCCCGGTGCTCGGTCCGGTCAAGCAGCGCGCGGGGGTGTGGCTGCTCAATCGCACGATGCGCAACGGCATCGACCTGCGCAAGCTGCGGTTCCTGCCGGACGCCTTCACGGTCCCGCTCAAGCGCGACGGGCTGGACCCGTTGCCCACCGTGATGCGGATGCAGACCGACGCCCCGGTCAAGAAGCTCGCCGACCTCTTCGGGCGCGGTGTGTGGCTGGTGACCGGGTACGACGAGGCCCGCCAGGTGCTGGCCGGCGGCGCCGAGGTCTGGTCCAACGACCTCGGCCAGTTCGTCTCCCAGGAGGGCCGCTCGGCGGAGGAGCAGATCGGCGGGCTCGGGATGACCGACCCGCCGCTGCACACCCAGCTGCGTCGCTACCTCACCCCCGAGTTCACGATGCGCCGCCTGGCCCGGTTGCAGCCCGGCATCGAGGCGATCGTCGCGCAGCGCCTGGACGCGATGGAGGCCGCCGGCGCGAACGGGCGAGCGGTGGACATGGTCGCCGAGTTCGCCTTCGCGGTGCCCTTCGACGTCATCTGCGACCTGCTCGGCCTGCCGGTCAACGACCGCGCCCGGTTCCTCGAGCTCGGGGTCGCCCGGTTCGACCTCAGCGAGGGCGGTGCGGGCGTCTTCGGCGCCGCCGCGCACACCCGCGAGTTCCTCATCAACGCGGTGCGCGAGCAGCGCGACAACCCCGGCGACGGCCTGATCGGTGCGCTGTTGAAGGCGCACGGCGACGAGCTCGACGACGTCACCCTCGGCGGCATCGCCGACGGCGTGTTCCTCGGCGGCTATGAGACCTCGGCCAGCATGCTGGCGCTGGGCACCTACCTGATCGCCACCACCCCGAAGGCCGGCGAGATGCTGCGCTCGGACCCCGAGTCGGTGGACAAGGTGGTCGAGGAGCTGCTGCGCCACCTGTGCGTCGTCCAGCTCGCCTTCCTGCGCTTCGCCAAGCGTGACGTCGTCGTCGGTGACGTGCTGGTCAAGGAGGGCGACGCGGTCGCCGTGTCGCTCATGGCCGCCAACCGGGACCCGAGCCTGGGCGAGGGCCTCGGTGAGTTCGACCCGACGCGCGAGCCCACCCGGCACCTGGCGTTCGGCTGGGGCATGCACCGCTGCGTCGGCGCCGAGCTGGCCCGCATGGAGCTGCGCACGGCGCTGCGGATGCTCGCCGAGCGGTTCCCCGACCTGCGCATGGCCGCCGACATCGACGACCTCGACTTCCGCAAGCTCTCCATCGTGTACGGCGTGGAGTCGTTGCCGGTGCACCTCGGCGAGCGGCAGCCCGCATCCGCCTGA
- a CDS encoding ATP-binding cassette domain-containing protein encodes MNTTESMISAHGLTKRYGDVTALDGLDLEVPEGRVLALLGPNGAGKTTAVRCLTTLLVPDDGTARVAGVDVLADPAAARARIGMSGQYAAVDEHLTGYENLVMVGRLYHLGRRRSRERARELLERFDLSDAADRPAKTYSGGMRRRLDLAGALVAEPPVLVLDEPTTGLDPRSRQQMWSVIRELVGAGATLLLTTQYLEEADRLADNIIVIDAGKAIATGTADQLKSQIGGERIEVVLADAAHREAAVRALGQVAVGEVQVGENGRDLTAAVTAGTSALLRVLQDFERDGVAVLDAGLRRPTLDDVFLTLTGHGSDSTETGSEENEPANDARHPTDTRTETHTDSHTDSHTDSHTESEIAR; translated from the coding sequence ATGAACACGACGGAGTCGATGATCAGTGCCCACGGCCTGACCAAGCGGTACGGCGACGTGACGGCCCTGGACGGCCTGGACCTCGAGGTCCCGGAGGGCCGGGTGCTGGCGCTGCTCGGCCCGAACGGCGCGGGCAAGACCACGGCGGTGCGCTGCCTGACCACCCTGCTGGTGCCCGACGACGGCACCGCCCGGGTCGCCGGCGTCGACGTGCTGGCCGACCCGGCGGCCGCCCGGGCACGGATCGGGATGTCGGGGCAGTACGCGGCGGTCGACGAGCACCTGACCGGCTACGAGAACCTGGTGATGGTGGGCCGGCTCTACCACCTGGGCCGGCGCCGCTCACGGGAGCGAGCGCGCGAGCTGCTCGAGCGCTTCGACCTCTCCGACGCCGCGGACCGGCCCGCCAAGACCTACTCCGGCGGCATGCGCCGGCGCCTCGACCTGGCCGGTGCGCTCGTCGCCGAGCCGCCGGTGCTGGTCCTCGACGAGCCCACCACCGGCCTCGACCCGCGCAGCCGGCAGCAGATGTGGTCGGTGATCCGGGAGCTCGTCGGCGCCGGCGCCACCCTGCTGCTCACCACGCAGTACCTGGAGGAGGCCGACCGGCTGGCCGACAACATCATCGTCATCGACGCCGGCAAGGCGATCGCGACCGGCACCGCCGACCAGCTGAAGTCCCAGATCGGCGGCGAGCGGATCGAGGTCGTGCTCGCCGACGCCGCACACCGCGAGGCCGCCGTCCGCGCACTGGGGCAGGTCGCCGTCGGCGAGGTCCAGGTCGGGGAGAACGGCCGGGACCTGACCGCGGCGGTGACCGCCGGCACGAGCGCACTCCTGCGCGTGCTGCAGGACTTCGAGCGTGACGGGGTCGCCGTGCTCGACGCCGGGCTGCGCCGCCCGACCCTGGACGACGTGTTCCTCACCCTGACCGGCCACGGCTCGGACAGCACGGAGACCGGGTCCGAGGAGAACGAGCCCGCGAACGACGCCCGCCACCCCACCGACACCCGAACCGAGACTCACACCGACAGCCACACCGACAGCCACACCGACAGCCACACCGAGAGCGAGATCGCGCGATGA
- a CDS encoding ABC transporter permease, translated as MNGALQALSDGWVIAQRNVIKIKRVPEVLVFVLISPILFVLLFAYVFGGAISPPGAVDYKEWLVCGIFAQTVVFGATFTGAGIAEDMQKGIIDRFRSLPMARSAVLIGRTTSDVVYNVLSLLIMGLTGLLVGWRIRDGALEALAGLALLLVFAYAISWVMGLVGLLVPSVEVINNASFIVIMPLTFVSNAFVPAESFSGVLRTFVEWNPVSALTQASRELFGNTGGQVPPDVWSLQHPVLYTLIWVLIVLVVFAPLAIRQYARAGSK; from the coding sequence ATGAACGGCGCACTGCAGGCCCTGAGCGACGGCTGGGTCATCGCCCAGCGCAACGTCATCAAGATCAAGCGGGTGCCCGAGGTGCTCGTGTTCGTGCTGATCAGCCCGATCCTGTTCGTGCTGCTGTTCGCCTACGTCTTCGGCGGAGCGATCTCCCCGCCCGGGGCGGTGGACTACAAGGAGTGGCTGGTCTGCGGGATCTTCGCCCAGACGGTGGTGTTCGGGGCGACCTTCACCGGCGCGGGCATCGCCGAGGACATGCAGAAGGGCATCATCGACCGGTTCCGCTCGCTGCCGATGGCCCGCTCCGCGGTGCTGATCGGGCGGACCACCTCCGACGTCGTCTACAACGTTCTCTCGCTGCTGATCATGGGCCTGACCGGGCTGCTGGTGGGCTGGCGGATCCGCGACGGCGCGCTCGAGGCGCTCGCCGGGCTCGCGCTGCTGCTGGTCTTCGCCTACGCGATCAGCTGGGTGATGGGCCTGGTCGGCCTGCTGGTGCCCAGCGTCGAGGTGATCAACAACGCCTCGTTCATCGTGATCATGCCGCTGACGTTCGTCTCCAACGCGTTCGTGCCGGCGGAGTCCTTCAGCGGGGTGCTGCGCACCTTCGTGGAGTGGAACCCGGTCTCCGCGCTCACCCAGGCCAGCCGTGAGCTGTTCGGCAACACCGGCGGCCAGGTGCCGCCCGACGTGTGGTCGCTGCAGCACCCGGTGCTCTACACCCTGATCTGGGTGCTCATCGTCCTCGTCGTGTTCGCCCCGCTGGCGATCCGGCAGTACGCGCGGGCGGGCAGCAAGTAG
- a CDS encoding mycothiol transferase produces the protein MTPAELLSDALGRVLGDVEAVLEDVPDHLLTERPTRDANTIAWLVWHLTRVQDDHVAGVAGSEQVWTAQGFADRFALPPSVGDVTEIGYGHTSAQVGAVRAPAPLLAEYYRATHERSLEYLATLSGEDLDRVVDTRWDPPVTLGVRLVSVINDCTQHVGQAAYLRGLLA, from the coding sequence ATGACTCCTGCCGAGCTGCTCAGCGATGCCCTCGGACGCGTCCTCGGGGACGTGGAGGCGGTGCTCGAGGACGTGCCGGACCACCTGCTCACGGAGCGCCCCACGCGGGACGCGAACACCATCGCGTGGCTGGTGTGGCACCTGACGCGGGTGCAGGACGACCACGTCGCCGGGGTGGCCGGCAGCGAGCAGGTGTGGACCGCGCAGGGGTTCGCGGACCGGTTCGCGCTGCCGCCGTCGGTGGGTGACGTGACGGAGATCGGCTACGGCCACACCAGCGCCCAGGTGGGTGCGGTGCGGGCACCGGCGCCGCTGCTCGCGGAGTACTACCGCGCCACCCACGAGCGCAGCCTGGAGTACCTCGCCACCCTGTCGGGCGAGGACCTCGACCGGGTGGTCGACACCCGGTGGGACCCGCCGGTCACCCTCGGGGTGCGGCTGGTGAGCGTCATCAACGACTGCACCCAGCACGTGGGCCAGGCGGCGTACCTGCGCGGGCTGCTCGCCTAG
- a CDS encoding Ig-like domain-containing protein, which translates to MTRRAATLIVLALVATVIGLGVTGSSSATFVSASQNVSTVTAASDWTPPTVAITSPGAAVRETVTVRATATDARSGVASVRIETRRAGGAWTLLCTATAAPYSCSWKTAAGADGAVDLRATATDRAGNTATSEVVRTTVINTAGVSLVDPGDVVRGAVALSAAISPATDLGWKVSIQAASTGTNTWTTLAGCSNLSAPFGCTWSTPGTASGRYDLRAVATSGTHTLTSPRVVDVHVDNTAPTATFTVPAETLKGSVTLSGKYADAHTGVAKVVYQVATSATGSYSEACTASAAPFSCSFATAALAYGNHFFRAVATDVAGNTTTSAVVGPRLVDNTTRSISLADPGAVLEGTVTLVATPAASAGIASVVIERANAGSSKFTPLCTRTAAPWTCAWNTPAGSDGSYDLRAHVTDVNGQSATSAIVAARRVDNTTTAFRGTDITTTNGGRAAYVDNGDTLIYTFSRRVDLTTVSAGWDGAAIEVSLNLTDAGLFDGTHFAVSRPSAAVNLGRVTSNRNYLEGLPGLARPATLSATMTAETVTGTDGRSHTVVTVRVGDLLTGELRTPDLSTSALTWVPSTAVRSLAGVALSRSEVDSSQAGRGKDF; encoded by the coding sequence ATGACCCGCCGCGCCGCCACCCTGATCGTCCTGGCCCTCGTGGCCACGGTGATCGGCCTGGGCGTCACCGGCAGCTCGTCGGCCACCTTCGTCTCCGCATCGCAGAACGTCTCGACCGTCACCGCCGCCTCCGACTGGACGCCCCCGACCGTCGCGATCACCTCGCCCGGCGCCGCCGTCCGCGAGACGGTCACCGTTCGCGCCACCGCCACCGACGCCCGCTCCGGGGTCGCCTCGGTCCGCATCGAGACCCGCCGCGCAGGCGGCGCCTGGACCCTGCTGTGCACCGCGACCGCCGCGCCGTACTCGTGCTCGTGGAAGACCGCCGCCGGTGCCGACGGCGCGGTCGACCTGCGGGCCACGGCCACCGACCGTGCCGGCAACACCGCCACCTCCGAGGTCGTGCGCACGACGGTCATCAACACCGCCGGCGTCTCGCTCGTCGACCCGGGCGACGTGGTCCGCGGCGCGGTGGCGCTGAGCGCCGCGATCAGCCCCGCCACCGACCTGGGCTGGAAGGTGAGCATCCAGGCCGCCTCCACCGGCACCAACACCTGGACGACGCTGGCCGGCTGCAGCAACCTGTCCGCCCCGTTCGGCTGCACCTGGAGCACCCCCGGCACCGCCAGCGGCCGCTACGACCTGCGGGCCGTCGCCACCTCCGGCACCCACACGCTCACCTCGCCGCGCGTCGTCGACGTGCACGTCGACAACACCGCCCCGACCGCCACCTTCACCGTGCCGGCCGAGACGCTGAAGGGCAGCGTCACCCTGTCCGGCAAGTACGCCGACGCCCACACCGGCGTCGCGAAGGTCGTCTACCAGGTCGCCACCAGCGCGACCGGTTCCTACAGCGAGGCGTGCACCGCGAGTGCCGCGCCGTTCTCCTGCAGCTTCGCCACCGCCGCGCTGGCCTACGGCAACCACTTCTTCCGGGCCGTGGCCACCGACGTCGCCGGCAACACCACCACCTCGGCCGTCGTCGGTCCGCGCCTGGTGGACAACACCACCCGGTCGATCTCGCTCGCCGACCCCGGCGCCGTCCTCGAGGGCACAGTCACGCTGGTCGCCACCCCGGCCGCCAGCGCCGGCATCGCCTCGGTGGTCATCGAGCGCGCGAACGCCGGCTCCAGCAAGTTCACCCCGCTCTGCACCCGCACCGCCGCCCCCTGGACCTGTGCGTGGAACACCCCCGCCGGCTCCGACGGCAGCTACGACCTGCGGGCCCACGTCACCGACGTCAACGGCCAGAGCGCCACCTCGGCCATCGTCGCCGCCCGTCGCGTCGACAACACCACGACGGCCTTCCGCGGCACCGACATCACCACCACCAACGGCGGTCGGGCGGCCTACGTCGACAACGGCGACACCCTCATCTACACGTTCAGCCGCCGGGTCGACCTCACCACGGTCAGCGCCGGCTGGGACGGCGCCGCGATCGAGGTGTCGCTGAACCTCACCGACGCCGGCCTGTTCGACGGCACCCACTTCGCCGTCAGCCGCCCGAGCGCCGCGGTGAACCTCGGCCGGGTCACCTCCAACCGCAACTACCTGGAGGGCCTTCCCGGGCTCGCCCGGCCCGCCACGCTGTCGGCCACGATGACCGCGGAGACCGTCACCGGCACCGACGGCCGGTCCCACACCGTCGTCACCGTCCGGGTCGGCGACCTGCTCACCGGCGAGCTGCGTACCCCCGACCTGAGCACCTCCGCGCTCACCTGGGTCCCCTCCACCGCGGTGCGCTCTCTCGCCGGGGTCGCCCTGTCCCGCAGCGAGGTGGACAGCTCGCAGGCCGGGCGAGGCAAGGACTTCTGA
- a CDS encoding MFS transporter, which yields MSLRGMLADTRPLQNPHFRRLWSANIITVIGAQLSVVAVPAQIYAETGSSAYVGLTGVFGLVPLVVFGLWGGALADHFDRRTLLLVTTTGLIGTATLFWAQAAFDVGDVWLLLVLFAVQQAFFAVNQPTRTAILPRLLDDELLPAANSLNMTVMQAGAIGGPLLAGVLIPFTGFAWLYGIDAVFLLATLWAVVRLPALPVLGAVGGTPGLRSVVEGIAYLRTQPVLMMSFVVDIIAMLFGMPRALFPEIAHTTFLGPEEGGLAFALLFAGIPAGAVIGGVFSGWVSRVRRQGLAVIWCIVVWGVAMTGFGLTVLGADHLAGGDVGAAHWWLAAAVLMLVVGGAADMASAAFRSSMLLAAADDQVRGRLQGIFIVVVAGGPRLADVAHGATAAMVGTAVAATGGGVLVVVLTVVAALAVPSFVRYRVTAAGRRPHASAG from the coding sequence GTGAGTCTGCGGGGGATGCTGGCCGACACCCGGCCGTTGCAGAACCCCCACTTCCGGCGGCTGTGGTCGGCCAACATCATCACCGTCATCGGTGCCCAGCTGTCGGTGGTGGCCGTGCCGGCGCAGATCTACGCGGAGACCGGCTCGTCGGCGTACGTCGGCCTGACCGGCGTCTTCGGCCTCGTGCCGCTGGTCGTCTTCGGGCTGTGGGGCGGTGCGCTCGCCGACCACTTCGACCGGCGCACGCTGCTGCTGGTCACCACCACGGGGCTGATCGGCACCGCCACGCTGTTCTGGGCCCAGGCGGCGTTCGACGTCGGCGACGTGTGGCTCCTGCTCGTGCTGTTCGCGGTACAACAGGCGTTCTTCGCGGTCAACCAGCCCACCCGCACCGCCATCCTGCCGCGGCTGCTCGACGACGAGCTGCTGCCGGCGGCGAACTCGCTGAACATGACCGTGATGCAGGCCGGCGCGATCGGCGGTCCGCTGCTGGCCGGGGTGCTGATCCCGTTCACCGGCTTCGCCTGGCTCTACGGCATCGACGCCGTCTTCCTGCTGGCCACGCTGTGGGCGGTGGTGCGGCTGCCGGCGCTGCCGGTGCTGGGCGCGGTGGGCGGCACGCCCGGGCTGCGCTCGGTGGTCGAGGGCATCGCCTACCTGCGCACCCAGCCGGTGCTGATGATGTCCTTCGTCGTCGACATCATCGCGATGCTGTTCGGGATGCCGCGCGCGCTGTTCCCCGAGATCGCGCACACCACCTTCCTCGGCCCCGAGGAGGGCGGGCTGGCGTTCGCGCTGCTGTTCGCGGGCATCCCCGCCGGTGCGGTGATCGGCGGCGTCTTCTCCGGCTGGGTCTCCCGGGTACGACGCCAGGGGCTCGCGGTGATCTGGTGCATCGTGGTGTGGGGCGTGGCGATGACCGGCTTCGGCCTGACCGTCCTCGGCGCCGACCACCTCGCCGGCGGCGACGTCGGCGCCGCGCACTGGTGGCTGGCGGCGGCCGTGCTGATGCTGGTGGTCGGCGGCGCCGCGGACATGGCCTCGGCCGCGTTCCGCTCCTCGATGCTGCTCGCCGCCGCCGACGACCAGGTCCGCGGCCGGCTGCAGGGCATCTTCATCGTGGTCGTCGCCGGCGGCCCCCGCCTGGCCGACGTGGCGCACGGCGCCACCGCCGCGATGGTCGGCACCGCGGTCGCGGCCACCGGCGGCGGCGTCCTGGTCGTGGTGCTCACCGTCGTCGCCGCGCTCGCCGTGCCGTCGTTCGTGCGGTACCGGGTCACGGCCGCCGGCCGACGGCCGCACGCATCTGCGGGCTAG